In one Mucilaginibacter sp. PAMB04168 genomic region, the following are encoded:
- the rpsF gene encoding 30S ribosomal protein S6 yields the protein MQQYETVIILTPLLSDEAAKEVIAKFSKLLTDNGAEIVQEDNWGLRKLAYPIQKKSTGYYHLTEFRAPGELINKLEVEFRRDERVMRFLTIALDKNAIAYNEKKRSGAFNKKPKTEEAAA from the coding sequence ATGCAACAGTACGAAACCGTAATCATTCTAACCCCGTTGTTATCGGATGAGGCTGCTAAAGAGGTAATTGCCAAATTTAGCAAGCTTTTAACTGATAACGGAGCCGAAATTGTTCAAGAGGACAATTGGGGTTTGAGAAAACTAGCGTACCCGATTCAAAAAAAATCGACCGGGTACTACCACCTCACCGAATTCCGCGCTCCGGGTGAATTAATCAATAAACTGGAGGTTGAATTCCGTCGTGATGAGCGTGTAATGCGTTTCTTAACTATTGCTTTGGATAAAAATGCCATTGCTTACAATGAGAAAAAACGCAGCGGTGCTTTCAACAAAAAACCTAAAACAGAGGAGGCAGCAGCTTAA
- a CDS encoding type I phosphomannose isomerase catalytic subunit, protein MSVLYPLKFKTIYKDKIWGGQKIRTYLHKDFGDLPNCGETWEISGVKSDVSVVNGGALEGQSLADLLEQYKDELVGKAVYARFGNIFPLLVKFIDANDDLSIQVHPDDELAKKRHNSFGKTEMWYVIEADPGSSLIAGFNQEVNEQVYVDKLNSGHLTDILNREDVQAGDVFFLPAGRVHTIGKGLLIAEIQQTSDITYRIYDFDRVDDKGQKRELHTEEALAAIDYKKYPEYKTQYQPKQNEAVHLVSCPYFTTNVLDYTEGVSKDYSSLDSFVIHVCLEGSYEIKYNGETYSVKMGDSILLPNSVNEVELTTSTRFKILESYIA, encoded by the coding sequence ATGTCGGTACTTTATCCTTTAAAATTCAAAACCATTTATAAAGATAAAATTTGGGGCGGCCAAAAAATCAGAACTTACCTGCATAAAGACTTTGGCGACCTGCCTAACTGCGGAGAAACCTGGGAAATATCGGGCGTAAAGTCTGATGTGTCAGTTGTAAACGGTGGCGCGCTTGAAGGGCAATCTTTAGCCGATTTATTGGAGCAGTATAAGGATGAATTGGTAGGCAAGGCGGTTTACGCGCGTTTTGGTAACATTTTTCCGTTGCTGGTAAAGTTTATTGATGCCAATGATGATCTTTCTATACAGGTACACCCTGATGATGAATTAGCCAAAAAACGCCATAACTCATTTGGTAAAACCGAAATGTGGTATGTGATTGAAGCCGATCCAGGTTCGAGCCTCATTGCCGGCTTTAACCAGGAAGTGAATGAGCAGGTTTATGTAGACAAGTTGAACAGCGGTCACCTTACCGATATACTTAACCGCGAGGATGTACAGGCGGGCGATGTATTCTTTTTACCTGCAGGCCGGGTACACACCATCGGAAAAGGCCTACTGATTGCCGAAATACAGCAAACATCAGACATTACCTACCGCATCTATGATTTTGACCGTGTAGATGATAAAGGCCAAAAACGCGAGTTGCATACCGAAGAAGCTTTAGCGGCAATTGATTACAAAAAGTATCCTGAATATAAAACCCAATACCAGCCTAAACAGAATGAGGCCGTACACCTGGTAAGCTGCCCGTATTTTACAACTAATGTGCTCGATTATACCGAAGGGGTGAGCAAGGATTATTCCTCATTAGATTCCTTTGTTATACATGTTTGCCTGGAAGGTAGCTACGAGATTAAATACAACGGCGAGACCTATTCAGTAAAGATGGGTGATAGTATTTTGTTGCCTAACAGTGTGAACGAGGTTGAGCTAACTACCTCAACCAGATTTAAAATATTAGAAAGCTATATAGCTTAA
- a CDS encoding NADP-dependent isocitrate dehydrogenase, whose product MSKIKVENPVVELDGDEMTRIIWQFIKDKLIFPYLDLDVKYYDLGIEYRDETNDQVTIDAANAIRQYGVGIKCATITPDEARVKEFGLKQMWKSPNGTIRNILDGTVFREPIVMSNVPRLVPNWTAPICIGRHAFGDQYRATDFVTKGKGKLTITFTPEDGSEEQSFEVFNFKSDGVALAMYNTDESIRGFAHACFNQALMKGWPLYLSTKNTILKKYDGRFKDIFEEIYQNDYKAKFDEAGIVYEHRLIDDMVASALKWNGNFVWACKNYDGDVQSDTVAQGFGSLGLMTSTLVTPDGTVMEAEAAHGTVTRHYREHQAGRPTSTNPIASIFAWTRGLEFRGKLDNNQELIDFCHILEQVCIETVESGKMTKDLAITVKPKVEHGTDYLYTEEFLEAINENLKAKLGK is encoded by the coding sequence ATGTCAAAAATTAAAGTAGAAAATCCGGTAGTTGAACTGGATGGCGATGAGATGACCCGCATCATCTGGCAATTTATCAAGGACAAATTGATATTCCCTTACCTTGATCTGGATGTTAAATATTACGATTTAGGTATTGAGTACCGCGATGAAACTAACGACCAGGTTACCATTGATGCGGCTAACGCTATCAGACAATATGGTGTAGGTATCAAATGTGCTACTATTACGCCAGACGAAGCCCGCGTAAAAGAGTTTGGCCTGAAACAAATGTGGAAATCACCAAACGGTACTATCCGTAATATTTTGGACGGTACAGTTTTCCGTGAGCCAATTGTAATGAGCAACGTTCCGCGTTTGGTTCCAAACTGGACAGCGCCTATCTGCATTGGCCGTCATGCTTTTGGCGATCAGTACCGTGCTACCGATTTTGTTACTAAAGGTAAAGGTAAATTAACCATCACTTTCACTCCTGAGGATGGTAGCGAAGAGCAATCGTTCGAGGTGTTTAACTTTAAGAGCGATGGCGTTGCCCTGGCTATGTATAATACCGATGAGTCTATCCGTGGTTTTGCACATGCTTGTTTTAACCAGGCGTTGATGAAAGGCTGGCCTTTATACCTGTCAACCAAAAACACCATCCTTAAAAAATACGACGGTCGTTTCAAAGATATCTTTGAAGAGATCTATCAAAACGATTACAAAGCTAAATTTGACGAAGCAGGTATTGTGTACGAGCACCGTTTAATTGATGACATGGTTGCATCTGCCCTTAAATGGAACGGTAACTTTGTTTGGGCTTGTAAGAACTACGACGGCGACGTTCAGTCTGACACCGTAGCACAAGGTTTTGGTTCATTAGGTTTAATGACCTCTACACTGGTTACACCCGATGGTACTGTAATGGAAGCTGAAGCTGCACACGGTACCGTTACCCGTCACTACCGCGAGCACCAAGCCGGCCGCCCTACATCAACCAACCCTATTGCTTCTATCTTTGCCTGGACCCGCGGTTTGGAGTTCCGTGGTAAACTGGATAACAACCAGGAGCTGATTGATTTTTGCCACATTTTAGAGCAGGTTTGTATTGAAACTGTTGAAAGTGGCAAAATGACTAAAGATTTGGCCATAACAGTAAAACCTAAAGTTGAGCATGGTACCGATTACCTGTACACCGAAGAGTTTTTAGAGGCTATCAACGAAAACCTGAAAGCTAAGTTGGGTAAGTAA
- a CDS encoding kelch repeat-containing protein: protein MKRAYRSLTCMVLVLMLVRFGAHAQSTPGGAALNFTDFADMPERVIYSSYANDGQYLYSLNGMLYNKRISPKALRFDPATKKWRQITDKLIPKINAASVYVPSVHKIYIMGGMKVFSNGLFFNVETLDTQTGEVSILKTENPNPQINCALAVWDNKIYLFGGSDNGYGSSRLYEFDVATEKFKRLKDMPFTAQTAGTVIDGVLYTFGGYNPYNKFIFDEVYAYDIKTDTWKRAGKLPNRVSATGIASTGKNVYVIGSYGDPDFIGYYNTDSGQFIKLKSNMAGRRFASSGIVGHKLWVYGGSSSVIDPGVIKVQAADIQ, encoded by the coding sequence ATGAAAAGAGCTTACCGCAGCCTTACCTGTATGGTTCTGGTTTTAATGTTAGTGCGCTTTGGTGCGCATGCACAAAGTACGCCGGGAGGTGCGGCATTAAACTTTACAGATTTTGCAGACATGCCCGAACGGGTTATATACTCATCATACGCTAATGATGGGCAGTATTTGTACAGTTTAAACGGTATGTTGTATAATAAGCGTATATCGCCAAAAGCTCTGCGGTTTGACCCGGCCACCAAAAAATGGCGGCAAATAACTGACAAGTTAATACCTAAAATTAATGCGGCCTCCGTTTATGTGCCATCAGTACACAAAATATATATTATGGGGGGTATGAAGGTATTTTCGAACGGCTTATTTTTCAATGTTGAGACTCTTGATACACAAACTGGAGAGGTAAGTATTTTAAAAACAGAAAATCCTAACCCGCAAATAAACTGTGCGCTGGCCGTTTGGGATAACAAGATCTATTTGTTTGGTGGTAGTGATAACGGCTATGGTTCGAGCAGGTTGTATGAGTTTGATGTAGCTACCGAGAAGTTTAAACGTTTAAAGGACATGCCTTTTACTGCGCAAACAGCCGGTACAGTGATAGACGGCGTGCTTTATACTTTTGGTGGTTATAATCCCTACAATAAGTTCATTTTTGATGAAGTTTATGCTTACGATATTAAGACTGATACTTGGAAGCGTGCAGGTAAGCTACCCAACCGGGTGTCGGCTACGGGCATAGCGTCAACCGGCAAAAACGTTTATGTTATTGGATCATACGGCGACCCCGATTTTATTGGGTATTACAATACCGATAGTGGTCAGTTCATTAAATTGAAAAGCAATATGGCCGGAAGGCGTTTTGCCAGCTCGGGAATTGTTGGCCATAAGCTATGGGTATATGGCGGTAGTAGCTCAGTAATTGATCCGGGAGTTATCAAAGTGCAGGCTGCTGACATTCAGTGA
- a CDS encoding ABC transporter ATPase, with protein sequence MQFSQNSRVWIYQSNKELTNDQTQQLQQQLQEFTQAWTAHNNQLKAGAQVKYNRFIILVVDESQAGASGCSIDKSVRFLKELEEQFQINLFDRFNLAYRNGGNIFSVPRNEFEELIKAGEITADTVVFNNLVQNIAELQTKWEVPLKDSWHVQLFGQLLA encoded by the coding sequence ATGCAATTTTCTCAAAATTCAAGAGTGTGGATCTACCAATCAAACAAAGAGTTGACGAATGATCAAACTCAGCAACTACAACAACAGCTTCAGGAATTTACCCAAGCCTGGACCGCTCATAACAACCAGCTTAAAGCAGGTGCGCAAGTTAAATACAACCGTTTCATTATATTAGTAGTTGATGAAAGCCAGGCTGGTGCCAGCGGCTGTTCTATTGATAAGTCGGTGCGTTTTTTGAAAGAGTTAGAAGAACAGTTTCAAATTAACCTGTTCGACCGCTTTAACCTGGCCTATCGTAATGGCGGGAACATCTTTTCGGTTCCGCGTAATGAGTTTGAGGAACTGATTAAAGCTGGCGAAATAACTGCAGATACCGTTGTATTCAACAACCTGGTACAAAACATAGCTGAGTTGCAAACCAAATGGGAAGTGCCGCTAAAGGATAGCTGGCATGTGCAGTTGTTTGGTCAGTTACTGGCATAG
- a CDS encoding DNA polymerase III subunit gamma/tau, which produces MDNFIVSARKYRPATFESVVGQQHVTNTLKNAIKNNQLAQAFLFCGPRGVGKTTCARILAKTINCTNLQPNGEACSQCDSCRAFQNGNSFNVHELDAASNNSVDDIRSLIEQVRIPPQAGRYKVYIIDEVHMLSQAAFNAFLKTLEEPPNYAIFILATTEKHKILPTILSRCQIFDFNRIRVEDMANHLASIAQKESISYEPDGLHIIAQKADGGLRDALSMFDQIVSFSGGQVTYRSVIDNLNILDYDYYFNVTDSLLGEDTTNTLLLFDEILSNGFDGSHFITGLSGHLRNLLVAKDAPTLKLLEVSEGIRQKYLQQSQRASASFLLSAMNIANQCDLNYRLSKNQRLQVELALLKICHLPSVFAAASVSTQTSPQGEVLKKNSNAGVAEVPKPANAISIEVPKADKVVVAPPAVPVVNEPKPAYQQATPSLQATPQLSATPSLQAQPIAKHTEALPSASPQPEVKKPAPTVAENPGMVKPLVASLLATPSLSPSLKGGGGGTLVVEEEEDPYLYGTDKEDFTTDAFLKCWHDYAAKVKADGKATLVTILTANAPVMHKPYQFEIAVSNRTQENVFRDEKPGLMNHLRTTLRNFDIEVTTRIDEQTVVKKPYTAMEKFQHMAAKNSQLMELKKRFNLELD; this is translated from the coding sequence GTGGATAATTTTATTGTTTCGGCTCGTAAATACCGCCCGGCTACTTTTGAAAGCGTTGTAGGTCAGCAACATGTGACCAATACGCTAAAAAATGCGATTAAAAACAATCAGCTGGCGCAGGCATTTTTATTCTGCGGGCCACGTGGGGTGGGTAAAACAACATGTGCGCGTATACTGGCTAAAACCATTAACTGCACTAACCTTCAGCCTAATGGCGAAGCCTGCAGTCAATGTGATTCCTGCCGCGCATTTCAGAACGGAAACTCTTTTAATGTGCACGAGCTGGATGCTGCATCTAACAACTCGGTTGATGATATACGCAGCCTGATTGAGCAGGTACGGATACCACCACAAGCCGGCCGTTACAAGGTTTACATAATTGATGAGGTGCACATGCTTTCACAGGCCGCGTTCAACGCGTTCCTGAAAACGCTGGAAGAGCCGCCCAATTATGCCATCTTCATCCTGGCTACTACTGAGAAGCATAAGATACTGCCAACCATACTTTCGCGTTGCCAGATTTTTGATTTTAACCGTATACGGGTAGAGGACATGGCCAATCACCTGGCCTCTATTGCCCAAAAGGAAAGCATAAGCTATGAGCCCGATGGGCTGCACATCATTGCCCAAAAGGCCGATGGCGGCTTGCGCGATGCCTTGTCCATGTTCGATCAGATTGTAAGTTTCTCGGGCGGTCAGGTTACTTACCGTTCGGTAATAGATAACCTTAACATACTCGACTACGATTACTATTTTAATGTAACCGATAGTTTGTTGGGCGAAGATACAACCAATACCTTGCTGCTGTTTGACGAGATCTTATCTAACGGATTTGATGGCAGTCATTTCATAACTGGCTTATCAGGGCATTTACGCAACCTGCTTGTGGCTAAGGATGCACCCACACTTAAGCTGCTTGAGGTAAGCGAAGGCATACGCCAAAAATACCTGCAGCAGTCTCAAAGAGCATCTGCATCGTTCCTGCTATCGGCCATGAATATTGCTAATCAGTGCGATTTAAACTATCGGCTGAGTAAAAACCAGCGCTTGCAAGTGGAGCTGGCCTTGTTAAAAATATGTCATTTGCCCTCGGTGTTTGCCGCTGCAAGTGTATCTACACAAACTTCACCACAGGGTGAGGTCTTAAAAAAAAACTCTAATGCAGGCGTAGCCGAGGTGCCAAAGCCGGCAAATGCTATTTCGATAGAGGTCCCAAAAGCTGATAAGGTTGTGGTGGCACCACCTGCAGTGCCGGTGGTAAATGAGCCTAAACCGGCTTATCAGCAGGCAACTCCATCGCTCCAGGCTACACCGCAACTTTCGGCAACACCATCGTTACAGGCACAGCCCATAGCAAAACATACCGAGGCGCTGCCGTCTGCATCGCCACAACCGGAGGTTAAGAAACCAGCACCAACCGTGGCCGAAAATCCGGGCATGGTAAAGCCGCTTGTTGCATCTTTATTAGCTACACCATCGCTAAGCCCGTCGCTAAAAGGGGGAGGAGGCGGTACGCTTGTGGTTGAAGAAGAGGAAGACCCTTACCTGTACGGTACCGATAAAGAGGATTTTACAACAGATGCTTTCTTGAAGTGCTGGCATGATTACGCAGCCAAGGTTAAAGCAGATGGTAAAGCGACGCTGGTTACCATACTTACCGCCAATGCACCGGTAATGCACAAACCTTATCAATTCGAAATTGCCGTAAGTAACCGTACGCAGGAGAACGTTTTCAGGGATGAGAAACCAGGCTTGATGAATCACTTACGCACCACGTTGCGTAACTTTGACATTGAAGTAACTACGCGTATAGATGAACAAACGGTAGTAAAGAAGCCTTATACCGCAATGGAAAAGTTTCAGCACATGGCAGCCAAAAACTCCCAGTTGATGGAATTAAAAAAGCGGTTTAATCTGGAGTTAGATTAA